Proteins from a genomic interval of Dasania marina DSM 21967:
- the hemE gene encoding uroporphyrinogen decarboxylase: MSELKNDRFLRALNHEPVDVTPVWMMRQAGRYLPEYRAARARAGDFMSLCMDPQLACEVTMQPLERYPLDAAILFSDILTIPDAMGLGLYFETGEGPRFKKPTQDEKAIEALEVIDPHKDLGYVIDAVSTIRKELNGSVPLIGFSGSPWTLATYMVEGGSSKDYRRTKQMMYNQPEVFHQLLTKLADSVIVYLNAQIEAGAQAVQIFDSWGGALSHAAYKEFSLNYMQRIVDGLIREREGRKVPVILFTKGGGQWLEPMAATGADALGLDWTTDIAQARARVGDKVALQGNMDPSMLYASPARIREEVAAILASFGKGNGHVFNLGHGITPEVNPEHAGVFINAVHELSAQYHQ, from the coding sequence ATGTCTGAATTAAAAAATGATCGTTTCCTACGTGCCCTAAATCACGAGCCCGTTGATGTCACTCCTGTGTGGATGATGCGCCAAGCCGGTCGCTATTTACCTGAATACCGCGCTGCGCGTGCGCGTGCGGGGGACTTTATGTCGCTGTGCATGGATCCTCAGTTAGCCTGTGAAGTGACCATGCAACCACTAGAGCGTTATCCTTTGGATGCGGCCATTTTATTTTCAGACATATTAACTATCCCCGATGCGATGGGCTTAGGCTTGTATTTTGAAACTGGCGAAGGCCCACGTTTTAAAAAGCCAACGCAAGATGAAAAAGCTATTGAAGCTTTAGAAGTGATAGATCCCCATAAAGACCTAGGCTATGTAATAGATGCGGTTAGCACCATACGCAAAGAGCTGAACGGCAGCGTACCGTTAATTGGTTTTTCTGGCAGCCCCTGGACCTTAGCCACTTATATGGTGGAAGGCGGTTCCAGCAAAGATTATCGTCGTACCAAACAAATGATGTACAACCAGCCAGAAGTCTTTCATCAGTTACTGACTAAATTGGCTGACTCGGTCATCGTGTATTTAAATGCGCAGATAGAAGCGGGCGCGCAAGCGGTACAAATTTTTGATAGCTGGGGTGGTGCCTTATCCCATGCTGCCTACAAAGAATTTTCGCTCAATTATATGCAGCGCATAGTGGATGGTTTAATACGCGAGCGTGAAGGCCGCAAAGTGCCGGTGATTTTATTTACTAAAGGTGGCGGCCAATGGTTAGAGCCCATGGCAGCTACCGGTGCCGATGCGCTGGGTTTGGACTGGACTACTGATATTGCTCAAGCCCGTGCGCGGGTAGGTGATAAAGTGGCGCTGCAAGGTAATATGGACCCCAGCATGTTATACGCCTCACCGGCGCGGATACGCGAAGAAGTGGCAGCAATATTGGCAAGTTTTGGTAAGGGTAATGGCCATGTGTTTAATTTGGGCCACGGCATTACTCCTGAGGTGAACCCTGAACATGCCGGTGTTTTTATTAATGCAGTGCATGAGTTGTCGGCACAATATCACCAGTAG
- the gltB gene encoding glutamate synthase large subunit, giving the protein MTAGLYRPDDFRDNCGFGLIAHMQGEPSHELLTTAITSLTCMTHRGGIAADGKTGDGCGLLMKKPDSFLRTAVQTEQAVTLPEDYAVAQIFLSADPMLASASKNTIAELVAQQQLSLVAWRDVPVDKSVCGEIALSSMPTIMQCFIDVTTLSKEQVAVTLFLLRRKIEKALVHDEAFYICSLSSAVISYKGLVMPVDLAKFYLDLANPALETAICVFHQRFSTNTLPRWPLAQPFRLLAHNGEINTIEGNRNWTEARRNKFVSDRLPDLESIMPLVNKSGSDSSSLDNMLELLVAGGMSLFRAARLLVPPAWQNMDRMDPDVKAFYEYNSMHMESWDGPAGIVLTDGRYAVCMLDRNGLRPARYIITKNGFITLASEVGTYPYQPEDIVEKGRVGPGQIIAVDTETGQLLNNEAIENELKSAHPYKQWLRDGAARIESTLGGAENDLLLSKVQLPIYQKMFQVSFEEREQVLRPLADSGNEATGSMGDDTPMAVLSQKQRGLYDYFRQKFAQVTNPPIDPLREAIVMSLESCLGAEKNVFEQSPAHAERIVLNSPILSAYKFNALLQVERVGYSSISLDLCYDPEQKNLQQAVQNLCQQAVAAAKQGHTLIVLSDRQLTPQRLPIHSLMATGAVHHCLIKAGLRCDSNIIVETGSARDSHQIACLIGFGATLVYPYMAYSVLDDLLASGEILGDPIQIHRNYRKGVNKGLLKILSKMGIATIASYRGAQLFEAVGLAEDVVDLCFCGVASRIKGAGFSDLERDQLALAKNAWLSRKPMEQGGLLKYVHGQEYHAFNPDVVCQLQAAVQAGDYKLWKIYADSVNTRPVATLRDLLGFSKNINPIDIADVEPIENILPRFDSAGMSLGALSPEAHEALAMAMNRLGGRSNSGEGGEDPARYGTERNSKIKQIASGRFGVTPHYLVNAEVLQIKIAQGAKPGEGGQLPGGKVNTLIARLRYAVPGVTLISPPPHHDIYSIEDLAQLIFDLKQVNPTALVSVKLVSEPGVGTIAAGVAKAYADLITISGYDGGTAASPLASIRYAGSPWELGLAETQQTLRANGLRGLVRVQTDGGLKTGLDVVKAAILGAESFGFGTTPMVALGCKFLRICHLNNCATGVATQNDYLRDKHFIGTVEMVMHFFKFIAEETREWLAVLGVRSLEDLIGRTDLLVQLEGQTDKHKNLDYSAILYKDAEFAEQAEFCQVSNNQPFDKGLTAEAILAATQQAIVNKTGGEFTFTINNCDRSIGARLSGEIARHHGNSGMSDNPITLKLSGTGGQSFGVWNAGGLHLYLTGDANDYVGKGMAGGKIVLRPPEGVQFSSQDTPIMGNTCLYGATGGKLFASGRAGERFAVRNSGCHAVIEGAGDHCCEYMTGGNVTVIGSTGVNFGAGMTGGFAYVLDEDRSFVDKYNSELVQIQRLNVESMEAYRHHLRSNIREFVDETGSEWGQYILDNFVDYIGKFWMVSPKAASLDALLASTKQRPE; this is encoded by the coding sequence ATGACTGCAGGCCTATATAGACCGGATGACTTCCGCGACAATTGTGGATTTGGTCTTATTGCTCATATGCAAGGTGAGCCTAGCCACGAACTATTAACAACCGCCATAACATCGCTAACCTGCATGACCCACAGAGGCGGCATCGCTGCTGATGGCAAAACCGGTGATGGCTGTGGCTTACTGATGAAAAAGCCCGATAGTTTCCTGCGCACTGCTGTGCAAACAGAGCAAGCCGTGACCTTACCTGAAGACTATGCGGTAGCGCAGATCTTTCTAAGTGCCGATCCTATGCTGGCCTCCGCCAGCAAAAACACCATTGCCGAGTTAGTGGCGCAGCAGCAATTAAGCTTAGTGGCTTGGCGTGATGTACCGGTAGATAAAAGTGTCTGTGGCGAGATAGCGCTCTCCTCCATGCCCACCATCATGCAGTGTTTTATCGATGTAACGACGCTGAGCAAAGAGCAGGTGGCTGTCACATTATTTTTATTGCGTCGCAAAATTGAAAAAGCCTTAGTGCACGATGAGGCCTTTTATATCTGTAGCCTTTCCAGTGCAGTGATTTCATATAAAGGCTTGGTGATGCCGGTGGATTTGGCCAAGTTTTATCTAGATTTGGCTAATCCTGCTTTAGAAACGGCCATTTGCGTTTTTCACCAGCGTTTCTCTACCAACACTCTGCCACGCTGGCCTTTGGCGCAGCCCTTTCGCTTGCTCGCCCATAATGGCGAAATTAATACCATAGAGGGCAATAGAAACTGGACAGAAGCGCGCCGTAATAAATTTGTTAGTGATAGGCTGCCAGATCTAGAGAGCATTATGCCTCTGGTGAATAAAAGTGGCTCCGACTCTTCAAGTTTAGATAATATGTTAGAGCTGTTAGTGGCCGGCGGCATGAGCTTATTTAGGGCGGCGCGTTTATTAGTGCCGCCAGCCTGGCAAAACATGGACAGAATGGACCCGGATGTTAAAGCCTTCTATGAATACAACTCCATGCATATGGAATCCTGGGATGGCCCTGCCGGTATCGTGCTTACCGATGGTCGCTATGCGGTGTGTATGTTGGATAGAAACGGTTTGCGCCCCGCGCGCTATATCATTACTAAAAATGGTTTTATAACCCTAGCCTCTGAAGTGGGTACTTATCCATACCAACCCGAAGATATCGTAGAAAAAGGTCGTGTAGGGCCGGGCCAGATTATTGCAGTCGATACGGAAACAGGGCAGTTATTAAATAATGAAGCGATAGAAAATGAATTAAAATCAGCTCACCCCTATAAACAATGGTTACGCGATGGCGCGGCAAGAATTGAATCCACGTTGGGAGGGGCTGAAAACGATCTGCTGTTAAGTAAAGTGCAGCTGCCTATCTATCAAAAAATGTTTCAGGTCAGCTTTGAAGAGCGTGAGCAAGTGCTGCGCCCTTTGGCCGATAGCGGCAACGAAGCGACAGGCTCTATGGGCGATGACACGCCTATGGCGGTATTGTCACAAAAACAGCGTGGCCTCTACGATTATTTTCGGCAAAAATTTGCCCAGGTAACCAACCCCCCTATAGATCCTTTACGGGAAGCTATAGTGATGAGTTTGGAAAGCTGCCTAGGTGCCGAAAAAAATGTTTTCGAGCAGTCCCCTGCGCATGCCGAACGCATAGTGCTGAATTCACCGATATTATCAGCCTATAAATTCAATGCCCTACTACAGGTGGAGCGTGTCGGTTACAGCTCTATTAGCTTGGATCTATGCTATGACCCCGAGCAAAAAAATCTACAGCAAGCTGTGCAAAACTTATGTCAGCAAGCGGTAGCTGCGGCGAAGCAAGGTCATACGCTTATCGTGCTCAGCGACAGACAGTTAACACCGCAGCGCCTGCCTATACACAGCTTAATGGCGACGGGCGCGGTACATCATTGCTTAATCAAAGCGGGCCTGCGTTGCGACAGCAATATTATTGTTGAAACGGGGTCGGCTAGGGACTCCCATCAAATCGCTTGTTTAATAGGTTTTGGTGCTACCTTGGTCTACCCCTATATGGCTTACAGTGTGCTGGACGATTTATTAGCCAGTGGCGAAATATTGGGTGACCCTATACAAATACATCGCAATTACCGCAAAGGTGTCAACAAAGGCCTGCTCAAAATTTTATCGAAGATGGGTATAGCAACTATTGCTTCTTATCGCGGTGCACAATTATTTGAAGCGGTAGGTTTGGCCGAAGATGTCGTAGACTTATGTTTTTGTGGTGTGGCCAGCCGTATCAAGGGCGCAGGCTTTAGCGATTTAGAGCGCGACCAATTAGCCTTGGCAAAAAATGCATGGCTAAGCCGCAAGCCTATGGAACAAGGCGGCTTATTAAAGTATGTGCACGGCCAAGAATACCATGCCTTTAACCCCGATGTGGTCTGTCAACTGCAGGCCGCGGTGCAGGCAGGGGATTATAAATTATGGAAAATATATGCGGATAGTGTGAACACTAGGCCAGTGGCTACGTTGCGAGATTTATTGGGCTTTTCCAAAAACATTAACCCCATTGATATAGCTGACGTAGAACCCATAGAAAATATATTGCCTCGTTTTGATTCTGCCGGTATGTCTTTGGGGGCATTAAGCCCTGAGGCGCATGAAGCGTTAGCCATGGCTATGAATCGCTTAGGCGGGCGTTCAAACTCTGGCGAGGGTGGTGAAGATCCCGCTCGCTATGGCACTGAGCGTAACTCAAAAATAAAACAAATTGCCTCAGGGCGTTTTGGAGTAACGCCGCATTACTTGGTTAATGCGGAAGTGCTGCAAATAAAAATCGCGCAAGGTGCCAAACCCGGTGAAGGTGGGCAATTACCTGGCGGCAAAGTAAATACCTTAATTGCGCGGCTGCGTTATGCGGTGCCGGGGGTGACGTTAATTTCACCGCCGCCCCATCACGATATTTATTCTATAGAAGATTTGGCGCAGCTCATTTTTGATTTAAAGCAGGTTAACCCCACTGCATTGGTGTCGGTAAAGCTAGTGTCAGAGCCCGGCGTAGGCACTATCGCTGCAGGCGTGGCTAAAGCCTATGCCGATTTAATTACTATCTCCGGTTACGATGGCGGTACCGCAGCCAGCCCCTTAGCGTCTATACGCTACGCGGGCTCTCCTTGGGAATTGGGTTTGGCCGAAACGCAGCAGACCCTGCGGGCTAATGGTTTGCGCGGTTTGGTACGGGTGCAAACCGATGGTGGCTTAAAAACCGGCTTAGATGTGGTGAAAGCCGCAATTTTAGGTGCAGAAAGCTTTGGTTTTGGCACTACACCTATGGTCGCCTTGGGTTGTAAGTTCTTACGCATATGCCATCTCAATAATTGTGCAACCGGTGTCGCTACTCAAAATGATTATCTGCGGGATAAACATTTTATAGGCACCGTAGAAATGGTGATGCATTTCTTCAAGTTTATTGCCGAAGAAACACGCGAGTGGCTAGCAGTATTGGGTGTGCGTTCGCTGGAAGACTTAATCGGTCGTACTGATTTATTAGTGCAGCTGGAAGGGCAAACGGATAAACATAAAAACCTAGATTACTCAGCCATACTCTACAAAGATGCCGAGTTTGCTGAGCAGGCTGAGTTTTGCCAGGTCAGTAATAACCAACCTTTTGATAAAGGTCTAACCGCCGAAGCAATATTGGCGGCAACCCAGCAAGCTATAGTTAATAAAACCGGTGGCGAATTTACATTTACTATCAATAATTGTGATCGCTCTATAGGCGCGCGTTTATCCGGCGAAATTGCTCGGCATCATGGCAATAGCGGTATGAGCGATAATCCCATAACGCTTAAGCTTAGCGGTACTGGCGGGCAAAGTTTTGGAGTCTGGAATGCAGGTGGCCTACACCTTTATTTAACCGGTGATGCTAACGACTATGTTGGCAAAGGCATGGCTGGCGGAAAAATAGTCTTGCGTCCACCTGAAGGCGTACAGTTTAGTTCGCAAGATACCCCGATTATGGGTAACACCTGCCTCTATGGTGCCACCGGCGGCAAGTTGTTTGCGTCAGGGCGCGCTGGTGAGCGTTTTGCGGTGCGCAACTCTGGTTGTCATGCGGTGATAGAAGGGGCTGGCGATCACTGCTGCGAGTATATGACCGGCGGCAACGTCACCGTTATAGGCTCTACCGGGGTGAATTTTGGCGCCGGTATGACCGGTGGTTTTGCCTATGTGTTAGATGAAGATCGCAGCTTTGTGGATAAATACAATAGCGAACTGGTGCAAATTCAGCGTTTGAATGTCGAATCCATGGAAGCCTATAGGCATCATCTGCGTAGCAATATCAGAGAGTTTGTCGACGAAACAGGTTCTGAATGGGGGCAGTACATACTTGATAACTTTGTGGATTACATCGGTAAGTTTTGGATGGTGAGCCCCAAGGCCGCCAGCTTAGATGCCTTACTGGCCAGCACCAAACAGCGGCCAGAATAA
- a CDS encoding SPOR domain-containing protein yields MLSPKKSVNTFTEHYVYRLDLGVDPFAENFRPSFFYPGGERRKVLEQLVHYSRFSKQPVLLCGDSGSGKKSLLQEVLEQLQAVMDCCRIDVAALLDQEAILAALADRLGLKLDDNYSLVSFNNALKFTVLSDDEPEPILIIVENIQLLEQAEISLLQEIHQAAQGGIHLLLVSSETENASKHQYMQQQQAIKIVALRPLSQQESVEYLQLLLQSVGYAGEFPLSDKLINKLHESAQGNFAAMGQLMPTLLMHNDALSVNNTGLGVPITHVGAITILAVAIAIAYFYRGEEFVPGKPNTQVTAPQAVTETQPKPEATSPPQQSVSVSRDEAKAAVVAGKTPAHDGARDLNAEPAVPRASKALETPVVVQPSKELPLTTSAPVVKAKAKTVTQSTASNTLGAREQRLLDMPANAYMLQLLGSRKEQSAKDFIAPYQRQLAITYIATSLKGQPWYVVLAGPYDDRAQALAAMAQLPQALQRQKPWARSLSGIQADLRNKTDE; encoded by the coding sequence ATGTTGTCTCCAAAGAAAAGTGTTAATACCTTTACCGAACACTATGTCTATCGCTTGGACTTAGGTGTAGACCCTTTTGCCGAAAATTTTCGTCCCAGTTTTTTTTACCCAGGTGGTGAGCGCAGAAAAGTTTTAGAGCAGCTGGTGCATTACAGCCGCTTTAGCAAGCAGCCGGTACTACTCTGTGGCGACAGCGGTAGCGGCAAAAAAAGCTTGCTGCAAGAAGTGCTGGAACAACTACAGGCGGTAATGGACTGCTGCCGCATAGATGTTGCGGCACTGTTAGATCAAGAGGCAATACTGGCGGCGCTGGCGGATAGATTGGGGCTAAAGTTAGATGATAATTACAGCCTAGTCTCTTTTAACAATGCGCTAAAATTTACCGTCTTATCTGACGACGAACCTGAGCCAATTTTAATTATTGTTGAGAATATCCAATTATTGGAACAGGCGGAAATAAGTCTGTTACAGGAGATACATCAAGCGGCGCAGGGTGGCATACATTTATTGTTGGTGAGCAGCGAGACTGAAAATGCCAGCAAGCACCAATATATGCAACAGCAACAAGCCATAAAAATCGTTGCGCTCAGGCCCTTAAGTCAACAAGAGAGTGTCGAATATCTACAGCTATTACTGCAATCGGTAGGTTATGCTGGAGAGTTTCCTCTTAGCGATAAGCTAATAAACAAGCTACATGAAAGTGCCCAAGGTAACTTTGCCGCCATGGGTCAGCTGATGCCTACGTTGTTAATGCACAATGATGCGCTAAGTGTTAACAATACAGGTTTGGGTGTGCCCATAACTCATGTAGGCGCTATTACCATACTGGCTGTAGCCATTGCCATTGCTTACTTCTATCGAGGTGAGGAGTTTGTGCCCGGCAAGCCAAATACACAAGTGACAGCACCACAGGCTGTGACTGAAACTCAGCCTAAGCCTGAGGCGACATCCCCACCACAGCAGTCCGTAAGCGTTAGTAGGGACGAGGCAAAGGCGGCTGTAGTTGCGGGAAAAACGCCCGCTCATGATGGCGCGCGCGACCTTAACGCAGAGCCTGCAGTACCGCGTGCCAGTAAAGCGCTTGAGACGCCGGTAGTTGTGCAACCGAGCAAGGAGCTGCCACTGACGACTAGTGCCCCAGTGGTTAAAGCTAAGGCTAAGACCGTTACGCAATCCACCGCCAGTAATACACTGGGCGCTAGGGAACAGCGCTTACTGGATATGCCCGCTAACGCGTACATGTTGCAGCTGTTGGGTAGCCGTAAAGAGCAAAGCGCCAAAGACTTTATCGCGCCTTACCAGCGTCAGCTTGCCATCACCTATATAGCAACCTCCTTAAAAGGTCAGCCTTGGTATGTGGTGTTAGCAGGGCCCTACGATGACCGCGCACAGGCCCTAGCGGCAATGGCTCAGCTACCGCAGGCCTTGCAGCGCCAAAAACCCTGGGCCAGAAGCTTGTCGGGCATACAAGCAGATTTACGCAACAAAACAGACGAATAA
- the aroK gene encoding shikimate kinase AroK — protein MKALGNIFLVGPMGAGKSTIGRLLAAELRLEFKDTDKEIEDRSGVDIPWIFDMEGEDGFRLREASMLDELSQQDKILLATGGGIVMQTENRKVLASRGQVVYLKASIDEQVRRTSRDTKRPLLQGDNPRAVLTALMEQRHPLYEEIADYIIDTDGRSPKSVALEISRSIAS, from the coding sequence ATGAAAGCATTAGGTAATATCTTCTTAGTCGGCCCTATGGGGGCCGGCAAATCTACCATCGGCCGCTTATTAGCGGCTGAGCTTCGTCTTGAATTTAAAGATACGGATAAAGAAATCGAGGACCGCAGTGGTGTAGATATTCCATGGATTTTTGATATGGAGGGCGAAGACGGTTTTCGCCTACGTGAAGCGAGTATGCTGGATGAGCTCAGCCAGCAAGACAAGATTTTGCTGGCGACTGGCGGCGGCATAGTGATGCAGACAGAAAACCGTAAAGTGTTGGCGAGTCGGGGCCAGGTGGTTTATTTAAAAGCATCTATAGACGAACAGGTAAGGCGTACCAGCCGAGATACAAAGCGGCCTTTGTTACAAGGCGATAACCCCCGTGCGGTGTTAACGGCTTTAATGGAGCAACGCCACCCTCTATATGAAGAAATTGCTGATTATATCATCGACACCGATGGCCGCAGCCCTAAGTCGGTGGCCCTAGAAATTAGCCGTAGCATAGCTAGCTAA
- a CDS encoding FAD-dependent oxidoreductase codes for MTERLNNVFQFVDVGRQDPTKKNMSARTEEFVEIYQPYQEPEAQQQAHRCLSCGNPYCEWKCPVHNFIPNWLKLVADGNLFEAAELSHQTNTLPEVCGRVCPQDRLCEGACTLNDGFGAVTIGSTEKYITDTALAMGWRPDLSQRVWTDKKVAIIGAGPAGLGCADVLVRAGVKPVVFDKYPEIGGLLTFGIPEFKLEKSVMTRRREVFEGMGISFQLNTEVGSDVTMAQLMAEYDAVFMGMGTYRYMKGGFPGEDKPGVFDALPFLVANVNRNLGFEKSPSDYISVRGQKVVVLGGGDTAMDCNRTAIRQCASQVSCVYRRDEDNMPGSRREVANAKEEGVAFLFNRQPLEIVGNGKVEGVKVIRTQLGEPDEKGRRRPEPVPGSEEIIPADVVLVAFGFQPSPPDWLADYNIALNDWQGVVAAEQQQYKFQTSNPKVFAGGDMVRGSDLVVTAIWEGRQAAEGILDYLEV; via the coding sequence ATGACAGAGCGTTTAAACAATGTCTTTCAGTTTGTCGATGTAGGCAGACAAGATCCGACTAAAAAAAATATGTCGGCGCGTACTGAAGAGTTCGTCGAAATTTATCAGCCTTATCAAGAGCCGGAAGCGCAGCAACAAGCGCATAGGTGCTTGTCCTGTGGTAATCCCTACTGTGAGTGGAAATGCCCGGTGCACAACTTTATTCCCAACTGGCTAAAGCTGGTTGCCGATGGCAATTTATTCGAAGCCGCTGAATTATCCCACCAAACCAATACCTTGCCGGAAGTCTGTGGCCGGGTGTGCCCGCAAGATAGGCTGTGCGAAGGCGCCTGTACCTTAAACGATGGTTTTGGTGCGGTGACTATAGGTTCCACCGAAAAGTATATTACCGATACTGCGCTGGCCATGGGCTGGCGGCCAGACCTTAGCCAGCGGGTGTGGACCGATAAAAAAGTCGCCATTATTGGCGCCGGGCCCGCAGGTTTGGGCTGCGCTGATGTGTTGGTGCGTGCGGGGGTTAAGCCAGTAGTGTTTGATAAATATCCGGAAATTGGTGGTTTATTAACCTTTGGTATCCCAGAGTTTAAGTTGGAGAAATCGGTAATGACGCGCCGCCGTGAGGTGTTTGAAGGTATGGGGATTAGCTTTCAACTCAACACCGAAGTGGGATCTGATGTTACAATGGCGCAATTAATGGCGGAGTATGACGCCGTTTTTATGGGCATGGGTACCTACCGTTATATGAAGGGTGGTTTTCCCGGTGAAGATAAGCCCGGTGTTTTCGATGCGCTGCCCTTTTTAGTGGCCAATGTAAATCGTAACCTAGGTTTTGAAAAAAGCCCCAGTGACTATATTAGTGTGCGTGGGCAAAAAGTGGTTGTGTTAGGCGGTGGTGACACCGCTATGGACTGTAATCGCACCGCCATACGCCAGTGCGCCAGCCAAGTGAGTTGCGTTTATCGTCGGGATGAGGACAATATGCCCGGTTCGCGCAGGGAAGTGGCCAACGCTAAAGAAGAAGGGGTGGCATTTTTATTTAATCGCCAGCCTTTAGAGATAGTCGGCAACGGCAAAGTGGAAGGCGTTAAAGTCATACGTACGCAGTTGGGTGAGCCCGACGAAAAAGGTCGGCGCAGGCCAGAGCCTGTGCCCGGCAGTGAAGAGATTATCCCGGCCGATGTGGTGTTAGTAGCTTTTGGTTTTCAGCCCAGCCCACCGGATTGGTTAGCAGATTACAATATCGCCCTCAACGATTGGCAGGGCGTGGTTGCCGCAGAGCAACAGCAATATAAGTTTCAAACCAGTAACCCCAAAGTTTTTGCTGGCGGTGATATGGTGCGCGGCTCCGATTTAGTGGTTACAGCTATATGGGAGGGGCGACAGGCCGCCGAAGGAATTTTAGATTATTTAGAAGTGTAA
- the aroB gene encoding 3-dehydroquinate synthase, with protein sequence MQTLHVDLGDRSYPIYIGQGLIGQPELLLKHITGKQVLVVTNETVASLYLAQIRQSLQGLHYSEVILPDGEQHKTLNVLARIYDQLLKDKHNRTTTLIALGGGVVGDMTGYAAASYQRGVNFIQVPTTLLSQVDSSVGGKTGVNHPLGKNMIGAFHQPQCVIADTSTLASLPDRELSAGIAEVIKYGLICDAEFYDWLECNASSMLARDQAALSEAVYRSCQNKAEVVAQDEKESGIRAILNLGHTFGHAIETAQGYGNWLHGEAVAAGMMLAIKLSAQLGWIPQAEVARLAQLLQAVKLPIAPPAMTQRQFLELMMVDKKVLDGQLRLVLLESVGKAIITANITTEDVKKVLADAGVQA encoded by the coding sequence ATGCAAACCTTACACGTGGACTTGGGCGACAGAAGCTACCCTATCTATATAGGCCAAGGCCTAATTGGTCAGCCTGAACTATTGTTAAAACATATAACTGGCAAGCAGGTATTGGTCGTTACCAATGAAACGGTTGCGTCACTTTACTTAGCGCAAATTAGGCAAAGCTTGCAGGGCCTGCATTATTCAGAAGTGATATTACCCGACGGTGAGCAGCACAAAACGCTTAATGTGCTGGCGCGTATTTATGATCAGCTGCTTAAAGATAAACACAACCGAACCACAACACTGATAGCTCTGGGCGGCGGTGTGGTGGGCGATATGACTGGCTATGCCGCAGCCAGTTACCAGCGCGGTGTTAATTTTATTCAAGTCCCCACCACATTATTATCACAAGTGGATTCCTCGGTAGGGGGCAAAACCGGCGTTAATCATCCGCTGGGCAAAAACATGATAGGCGCTTTCCATCAACCTCAGTGCGTCATTGCCGACACCAGTACCTTGGCCAGCTTGCCGGATCGCGAATTATCAGCAGGCATAGCAGAGGTAATAAAATACGGCTTGATTTGCGATGCCGAGTTTTACGATTGGTTAGAGTGCAACGCCAGCTCCATGTTAGCCAGAGATCAGGCTGCTCTTTCCGAGGCCGTTTACCGCTCCTGTCAAAACAAAGCAGAGGTGGTCGCGCAAGATGAAAAAGAGTCTGGCATTAGAGCTATTTTAAATTTAGGTCATACCTTTGGTCATGCAATAGAAACCGCGCAAGGTTATGGTAATTGGTTACATGGCGAAGCCGTTGCTGCTGGCATGATGTTGGCGATAAAGCTTTCTGCGCAATTAGGTTGGATACCGCAGGCTGAAGTAGCAAGATTGGCGCAGTTGTTACAGGCGGTGAAGCTACCCATAGCGCCGCCAGCAATGACTCAACGGCAATTTTTAGAGCTAATGATGGTCGATAAAAAAGTCTTGGATGGGCAGCTGCGGCTGGTTTTGTTAGAGAGTGTCGGCAAGGCTATAATCACCGCTAATATCACTACCGAAGATGTCAAAAAAGTGTTGGCGGATGCGGGCGTGCAGGCTTAG